In Haloarcula sp. H-GB4, a single genomic region encodes these proteins:
- a CDS encoding DUF5518 domain-containing protein has translation MAEGDTFVNAIIGAVATALLSGFVPLAPLLGGGIAGYLEGGERADGVRVGFLSGVIGLAISLVFLLVVFVFLTVFLAFAPEALGVFGAMGLLVLVLGTLTTATYFLGLSALGGWLGNYVRYDTTIGD, from the coding sequence ATGGCAGAAGGAGACACGTTTGTCAACGCTATCATCGGTGCTGTCGCGACCGCACTGCTGAGTGGGTTTGTCCCGCTCGCACCGCTCCTTGGTGGTGGCATCGCTGGCTATCTCGAAGGCGGTGAGCGAGCCGACGGGGTTCGCGTCGGGTTCCTGTCCGGCGTCATCGGGCTGGCAATATCGCTGGTCTTCCTGCTGGTTGTGTTCGTCTTCCTGACTGTGTTTCTGGCGTTCGCTCCCGAAGCGCTGGGCGTGTTCGGTGCGATGGGGCTGCTCGTGCTCGTTCTGGGAACGCTCACGACGGCCACGTACTTCCTCGGTCTGAGTGCCCTCGGCGGCTGGCTGGGCAACTACGTCAGATACGACACCACCATTGGTGATTAA
- a CDS encoding DUF5518 domain-containing protein, with protein MRETVTNAGIGALVTVALSFIPFSSVAGGAVAAANHGGGYRTGLWLGTLAGACAMVPLLALFIPALYIAGLLGLGIPPGTPGYGLFLALVFTFFLLYTVGLSALGGLGGVWISVHTDWHIDADRWL; from the coding sequence ATGCGTGAGACGGTGACCAACGCCGGTATTGGGGCACTTGTTACGGTTGCGCTGTCGTTCATCCCCTTTTCGTCGGTGGCTGGCGGTGCCGTGGCCGCGGCGAACCACGGTGGCGGCTACCGGACCGGGCTCTGGCTGGGGACGCTGGCCGGCGCCTGCGCGATGGTCCCCTTGCTCGCCCTCTTCATCCCGGCACTGTACATCGCCGGCCTCCTCGGCCTTGGGATTCCGCCCGGGACGCCCGGGTACGGCCTGTTCCTGGCGCTCGTGTTCACGTTCTTTCTGCTGTACACTGTCGGTCTCAGCGCCCTTGGTGGCCTCGGCGGCGTCTGGATATCGGTACACACTGACTGGCACATAGATGCCGACCGCTGGCTCTGA